Proteins from a genomic interval of Acidimicrobiales bacterium:
- a CDS encoding DUF5317 family protein: MWLAVIAVAAGCVVGLLAGGSLGNLVESRLRWLWILGAGAVCVALANQWLPGTGGLWLVVVGYVLMLGFAFRNLSQPGTVLVAAGLLSNLLVIGVNGGMPVRGLPAGVQAGGHHHGEQASDRLTGLSDVFYVAPLGETVSAGDILLAGGVGTVAAFAVVRGRRPGRTAIGAGAGAAS; this comes from the coding sequence ATGTGGTTGGCCGTGATCGCCGTTGCGGCGGGCTGTGTTGTCGGTCTTTTGGCGGGCGGCAGCTTGGGCAACCTCGTTGAGTCCAGGCTCCGCTGGCTGTGGATCCTCGGGGCGGGCGCCGTGTGCGTGGCGCTTGCCAACCAGTGGTTGCCGGGCACGGGCGGCCTCTGGCTGGTCGTCGTCGGGTACGTGCTGATGTTGGGGTTCGCCTTTCGCAACCTGAGCCAACCGGGAACGGTGCTGGTCGCAGCCGGATTGTTGTCGAACCTGTTGGTAATAGGCGTGAACGGCGGTATGCCGGTCCGAGGCCTCCCGGCCGGCGTGCAAGCGGGGGGCCATCACCACGGCGAGCAGGCCAGCGACCGGCTAACCGGTCTCTCGGACGTGTTCTATGTGGCCCCGTTAGGAGAAACCGTGTCTGCCGGCGACATTCTCCTGGCGGGCGGGGTCGGCACCGTGGCCGCATTCGCAGTAGTCAGAGGTCGTCGACCGGGCAGAACTGCCATCGGGGCAGGCGCCGGGGCGGCCTCGTGA